The Mucilaginibacter gracilis genomic interval ATTGATGGCGGCGAATGGAACGACATACACCCCCTCAATAAAAAAGTAGTTGGCGACAGGCTTGCACTATTGGCTCAAAAATTAGCTTATGGCGATGCCAGCCTGGTTTCGGGCGGGCCATTGTATCAATCTTCAAAAAAGGAAGGTTCTGCCATAGTTATCAGTTTTACCAACGTGGGCAGCGGCCTTGCAGTTAACGGTGGCGGCGAGCTTTCGCAATTTGCCATTGCCGGTGCAGATAAAAGGTTTGTATGGGCCAAAGCTAAAATACAGGGCGATAAAGTTATGGTTTGGAGCGAGCAAGTACCCTCCCCTGCTTACGTGCGCTATGCCTGGGCCGACAACCCCGAAGGTGCCAACCTGTATAACAACGAAGGTTTGCCCGCTTCGCCCTTTAGTACCGATGAACTTTAACTTTTGATAAGCAACAACATTAAAAACTAAATCCATATTTATAAACCAATAAGTAAACTCATGTTTAAAACTACATCAGCACTATTGTTGTGTACCTCGCTGCTTGCGAGTGTATCTGTTTCGGCACAGCAAAAACCAAAGTACCTTGCCCAACCGCTCATTTCAACCATTTACACGGCCGATCCATCTGCCCACGTTTTTAATGGAAAAATTTACATTTATCCATCGCACGATATTGAATCGGGCATACCGGAGAACGATAACGGCGACCATTTTAACATGCGCGATTACCACATTTTATCGTTAGACCGTATTGGCGGCCCGGTGACCGACCATGGCGTGGCACTGGATATTAAAAACATACCCTGGGCAGGCAGGCAACTTTGGGCGCCAGATGCAGCTTATAAAAACGGAACCTATTTTTTATACTTCCCGGTTAAAGATAAAAGCGACGTTTTTCATATTGGTGTAGCCACTTCAAAAAATCCGGCCGGGCCGTTTAAGGCACAGCCAAAACCCATTGCAGGCAGCTTTAGTATTGATCCGGCTGTATTTGTTGACGATGATGGCAGCACATACATGTATTTTGGTGGTATATGGGGCGGCCAGTTACAGCGATGGAAAAATGGAAAATATGATGCTAACGGATCTAAAACCGATTGGCAGAAAGATGATGCACCGGCAATTAGCTGCCAGGTAGCTAAATTAAATGGCAATATGCTTGAGTTTAGCGGCACTGTAAAAAATGCTTTAATTGTTGATAGCGCAGGCAAACAACTTACCGGAAAAGATCACGACCGCCGCTTTTTTGAAGGCTCGTGGATGCATAAATTTAATGGCAAATATTACTTAACCTATTCAACCGGCGACACGCATTACCTGGCCTACGCCATAGGTAAAACGCCAATGGGTCCGTTTGTATATGCCGGCCACTTTATGCAACCCGTACAAGGCTGGACAACCCACCACTCTATTATTAAATTTAAGGGCAAATGGTACATTTTTTACCACGATACCCAACTATCCGGAAAAACACACCTCAGGAATGTTAAGGTTACACAATTATACCACAACGCCAACGGTACCATTAAAATGATAAACCCGTAATAAGGTTAACCCGTAAAAAGTTAAACATGTAACAAAGCACCTATCTGTTAACCAGAAGGTGCTTTGTTATTTATGCAAACAAATTGTTAAAACTTTACGCTATTGAGCGAGCCAAAAAATAGCACCTGGCAACCAAAGTGCTATTTTAAATACCAATCCGGCCATTAAGGTTGCCTGTTTACAAACTCTGTATTAAAAAAGGCTTTGGTTAATAACTGATAGAAAATACCGTTTGCCGGAAACCAACGGTTTTGAGCGAAAACTGCCAGCCATGGCTTAACAAAATTTCCCTAACCAGGGTAAGGCCTATGCCTTGTCCGTCTT includes:
- a CDS encoding glycoside hydrolase family 43 protein — encoded protein: MFKTTSALLLCTSLLASVSVSAQQKPKYLAQPLISTIYTADPSAHVFNGKIYIYPSHDIESGIPENDNGDHFNMRDYHILSLDRIGGPVTDHGVALDIKNIPWAGRQLWAPDAAYKNGTYFLYFPVKDKSDVFHIGVATSKNPAGPFKAQPKPIAGSFSIDPAVFVDDDGSTYMYFGGIWGGQLQRWKNGKYDANGSKTDWQKDDAPAISCQVAKLNGNMLEFSGTVKNALIVDSAGKQLTGKDHDRRFFEGSWMHKFNGKYYLTYSTGDTHYLAYAIGKTPMGPFVYAGHFMQPVQGWTTHHSIIKFKGKWYIFYHDTQLSGKTHLRNVKVTQLYHNANGTIKMINP